A region from the Cellvibrio sp. PSBB006 genome encodes:
- a CDS encoding methyl-accepting chemotaxis protein, translating into MTSLTTLDGLRKSRALRADKMFLLTIILEFTYALALAPWFDTWKAAFIVGIPLVIIAVMIYTVRPATRLSSVVLASIAMLFVTLHIHQAHGLIEMHFGVFVVLAFIAVYRDWLPLVITAALVAVHHLVFCYLQHSDMGVWLFRDMTDHWLRVFIHAGYVIAETAFLIFFTRNARREVEVGDVLMVTTQKMMRDEDTIDFRIQIESSCTELQQFSRLLCCLKKLLFQVNKVSDELQSSAQELDVKREQLHQDSETIQMDIHSLAESVTTLSRAVHDIADNAAAAASAVEDAYKDERSLRMVVKSSHDINEYLTLASDKMSNLNQACHTIDKVVSVITGIAEQTNLLALNAAIEAARAGEDGRGFAVVAEEVRALAGRTQQSTGEIFGLVQTLQKGSEETLDIMKNCQRIARETEANSIDVAQSLDTLKASLLSINQLNQSIAQATQEQDQVSQQMSANAATVEQRNSQMQAQVSALSNLSNILIQHQALLNQQLRNVVLDSSAELAKS; encoded by the coding sequence ATGACATCGCTCACCACGCTCGATGGGCTACGCAAAAGCCGAGCTTTGCGCGCCGACAAGATGTTCCTCCTGACCATCATCCTGGAATTCACCTACGCCCTTGCACTTGCCCCCTGGTTTGACACCTGGAAAGCGGCATTCATCGTCGGTATACCATTGGTAATTATTGCCGTGATGATTTACACCGTGCGACCTGCCACCCGATTAAGCTCCGTCGTGTTGGCTAGCATTGCGATGCTATTCGTCACCCTGCACATTCATCAGGCACACGGCTTGATAGAAATGCATTTCGGGGTTTTTGTTGTGCTGGCATTTATCGCGGTATACCGCGACTGGTTACCACTGGTGATCACCGCTGCGTTAGTTGCGGTGCATCATCTGGTGTTCTGTTATCTGCAACATTCCGATATGGGTGTGTGGTTATTTCGCGATATGACTGATCATTGGTTGCGCGTCTTTATCCACGCCGGCTATGTGATTGCAGAGACAGCATTCCTGATTTTCTTTACGCGCAATGCCCGTCGCGAAGTTGAAGTCGGTGATGTGCTAATGGTCACCACACAAAAGATGATGCGCGACGAAGATACCATTGATTTTCGCATCCAGATCGAAAGCTCCTGCACCGAATTACAACAGTTTTCCCGCTTGCTTTGCTGCCTGAAAAAATTGCTGTTTCAGGTCAATAAAGTATCCGATGAATTGCAATCCTCCGCGCAGGAATTGGATGTAAAACGCGAACAGTTACACCAGGACAGCGAAACCATTCAAATGGATATTCACAGCCTCGCCGAATCCGTCACCACCCTGTCGCGCGCCGTGCATGACATCGCCGACAACGCGGCTGCAGCGGCCAGCGCGGTGGAAGATGCCTATAAAGATGAACGTTCGTTACGCATGGTGGTGAAATCCAGCCATGATATTAATGAGTACCTGACACTGGCGTCAGACAAGATGAGCAACCTGAATCAGGCTTGCCACACGATTGATAAAGTCGTTAGCGTGATTACCGGTATTGCAGAACAAACCAATTTACTCGCGCTTAATGCTGCTATCGAAGCGGCCCGCGCTGGTGAAGATGGGCGTGGTTTTGCGGTGGTCGCCGAAGAAGTTCGCGCCTTGGCAGGTCGCACCCAACAATCCACCGGCGAGATTTTCGGCTTGGTGCAAACGCTGCAAAAAGGCTCGGAAGAAACACTGGACATCATGAAAAATTGCCAACGCATCGCCCGGGAGACGGAAGCAAACAGCATAGACGTAGCGCAATCGCTGGATACGCTTAAGGCATCCTTGTTGTCGATCAATCAACTCAACCAATCCATCGCCCAGGCAACACAAGAGCAGGATCAGGTGAGCCAGCAGATGAGTGCCAATGCCGCCACGGTAGAACAACGCAATTCGCAGATGCAAGCGCAGGTGTCAGCATTAAGCAATCTGTCTAATATTTTGATCCAGCATCAAGCGCTGCTAAACCAACAACTGCGCAATGTGGTGCTGGATTCGTCGGCGGAATTGGCGAAGAGTTAA
- a CDS encoding pectinesterase family protein: MKSIKNLLWLLLAMQLLACAHHPDLPYDAVVTHDAVLAGKLKHFASVQAALDAAPMESTLPYKVFIQPGNYYEKIVINKPNIQLIGAGMDKTRLYFDAYSGQVSEPGKTWGTRGSGTIIVRATDVQFHQLTIENTFDFVANDALENDDPQKIRHSQAVALHLDKGSDRVLVRKVKLLGYQDTLFVDAGRSWFDQNIIAGNVDFIFGAGNALFTDSEIITRIRGRDSIPHAYVTAPSTQIVDEFGLTFIRCTLTREPGVPDNSTPLGRPWHPTTDFPDGRYADPKAIGKAVFIDTKMDAHITRDGWYWMGGTTRDGGKEPFMPEDARFFEYQSDGPGAHKNDKRRQLTATEVKVYTWENIMGDWQTP, encoded by the coding sequence ATGAAAAGTATAAAAAATTTACTGTGGCTGTTGTTGGCGATGCAATTATTGGCTTGTGCTCACCATCCCGATTTACCTTACGACGCTGTGGTCACCCATGATGCAGTATTGGCTGGCAAGCTGAAGCATTTTGCCAGTGTTCAGGCAGCGCTTGATGCTGCGCCCATGGAATCAACCTTGCCTTATAAGGTGTTTATCCAGCCCGGCAATTATTACGAGAAAATAGTTATCAACAAACCCAATATCCAACTGATTGGTGCGGGTATGGATAAGACCCGCTTATATTTTGATGCCTATTCCGGCCAGGTTTCAGAGCCGGGAAAAACCTGGGGAACCCGCGGCTCAGGTACGATAATTGTGCGTGCGACGGATGTGCAGTTTCACCAGTTAACGATCGAAAATACCTTTGATTTCGTCGCGAATGATGCATTGGAAAATGACGACCCACAAAAAATTCGCCACAGTCAGGCTGTGGCATTACATCTGGATAAAGGTAGTGATCGTGTGCTGGTGCGCAAGGTAAAACTGCTCGGCTATCAGGATACCTTGTTCGTCGATGCCGGGCGGTCCTGGTTTGATCAGAATATTATTGCCGGCAATGTGGATTTTATCTTCGGCGCCGGTAATGCGTTGTTCACGGACTCGGAGATCATCACCCGAATCCGCGGGCGCGACAGTATTCCCCACGCTTATGTCACGGCCCCGTCAACGCAGATTGTGGATGAATTCGGGTTAACATTTATTCGCTGCACATTGACTCGTGAGCCGGGTGTACCGGATAACTCTACGCCACTCGGGCGGCCCTGGCATCCCACAACAGATTTTCCTGACGGTCGCTATGCTGACCCCAAAGCTATCGGAAAAGCCGTGTTTATCGATACAAAAATGGATGCGCACATTACCCGCGATGGCTGGTATTGGATGGGTGGCACGACTCGCGACGGTGGCAAGGAACCGTTTATGCCGGAGGATGCGCGTTTCTTCGAGTATCAAAGTGATGGACCGGGCGCACATAAAAACGACAAGCGTCGCCAGTTAACCGCAACAGAAGTGAAAGTCTACACCTGGGAAAATATAATGGGAGATTGGCAGACGCCGTAA
- a CDS encoding mannitol dehydrogenase family protein codes for MNRLNSGNTGQLPSDVQLPRYDRAALKPGIVHLGIGAFHRAHQAYYTEAVLNQLGGDWGIVGCSLRSANVREQLAPQDNLYTLVERSGDGEKLQLIGAVLKTLVGPEDPAALVALMSDPAIRIVSLTITEKGYCHDPATGDLNLAHPDVIHDLANLDRPVSAIGYLVAALQQRFQAGHKSFTALSCDNLPNNGEVLAKVVWQFAAQISAELADWIKANTAFPCTMIDRIVPATTDDDRHEIEARLGLRDEGMVVAEPFTQWVVEDKFSDGRPQWEKVGVQLVDDVHVFEKIKLRLLNGSHSTLAYTGYLSGFSYISEVMSEPAFVNMIKLYMAREAGETVTAPDGFDIEFYKQQLRDRFFNKALKHRTWQIAMDGSQKLPQRLLETLREQLAGNGHIDIICLAVAAWIRYVSGVDEQGNAIEVSDPLAKTLRQLCDDNAGNPLAMVKAVTSLSQVFGTDLAKDTRFIETTALWLTRFYEKGVLATIKHYFA; via the coding sequence ATGAACAGGCTGAATTCAGGCAACACCGGGCAATTACCTTCCGATGTACAGTTACCCCGCTATGATCGTGCGGCACTTAAACCAGGCATCGTGCATCTCGGCATAGGTGCGTTTCACCGTGCGCATCAAGCCTATTACACCGAGGCCGTGTTAAATCAATTGGGTGGCGACTGGGGAATTGTCGGTTGCAGCTTACGCTCCGCAAATGTGCGTGAACAATTGGCGCCGCAGGATAATCTCTACACACTGGTAGAGCGTTCGGGTGACGGTGAAAAATTGCAACTGATTGGCGCGGTGTTAAAAACCCTGGTTGGACCGGAAGATCCCGCTGCTTTGGTTGCCTTGATGTCTGATCCAGCCATTCGCATCGTATCGCTCACCATTACTGAAAAAGGTTACTGCCATGATCCGGCTACCGGTGACCTGAATCTGGCGCACCCGGATGTTATTCACGACCTCGCTAATCTGGATCGTCCGGTGTCAGCGATTGGTTATCTGGTAGCGGCCTTGCAACAACGTTTTCAGGCAGGCCATAAAAGTTTTACGGCATTAAGTTGTGACAACCTGCCGAATAATGGTGAGGTTCTGGCGAAAGTCGTCTGGCAATTTGCTGCGCAGATCTCAGCGGAATTGGCCGACTGGATTAAAGCCAATACCGCCTTCCCTTGCACTATGATTGATAGAATTGTGCCTGCAACCACGGATGATGATCGTCACGAAATTGAAGCGCGCCTGGGCTTGCGTGATGAAGGTATGGTGGTTGCAGAACCCTTTACCCAATGGGTGGTTGAGGACAAGTTTTCTGATGGTCGCCCGCAATGGGAAAAAGTCGGTGTGCAGTTGGTTGACGATGTGCATGTTTTTGAAAAAATAAAATTGCGCCTGCTTAATGGTTCCCATTCCACACTGGCTTACACAGGTTATTTGTCCGGTTTCAGCTATATCAGCGAAGTTATGAGTGAGCCGGCGTTCGTTAACATGATCAAGTTGTACATGGCGCGCGAGGCCGGTGAGACGGTCACCGCACCGGATGGTTTTGATATTGAATTCTACAAACAGCAATTGCGCGATCGTTTTTTCAATAAAGCACTTAAGCATCGCACCTGGCAAATCGCGATGGACGGTTCGCAGAAACTGCCCCAACGCTTGTTGGAAACCCTGCGCGAACAGTTAGCCGGTAATGGACATATTGATATTATTTGTCTGGCGGTAGCGGCCTGGATTCGTTACGTGTCTGGTGTGGATGAACAAGGCAATGCTATTGAAGTCTCCGATCCCCTGGCGAAAACCTTACGTCAGCTATGCGATGACAATGCGGGTAATCCATTGGCCATGGTTAAGGCGGTTACGTCGTTGTCGCAAGTGTTCGGTACTGATCTGGCTAAGGATACGCGTTTTATCGAAACAACCGCACTCTGGTTAACGCGCTTTTATGAGAAAGGTGTGTTGGCAACGATCAAGCATTACTTCGCTTGA